A genomic region of Thunnus albacares chromosome 4, fThuAlb1.1, whole genome shotgun sequence contains the following coding sequences:
- the si:ch1073-335m2.2 gene encoding msx2-interacting protein isoform X2, protein MVRETRHLWVGNLPEHVREEKIVEHFKRYGRVESVKVLRKRGSEGGVAAFVDFVDIKSAQKAHNAVNKMGDRDLRTDYNEPGSVPSAVRGLEDSSPSSSRDVTGFSRGTVGPVFGPPVSLHTREGRYERRLDGSESRERAYDHSPYGHHERSGTFDRQRHYNADYYRDRSMFAAAGPGSSAIGGSFEASDPHFDSRIRDPFTLTNATRRDLYRDDRGRRVDRTYHHRRSRSSHSSQSRHPSPQRTTGQTPKTPHSPKRAPLSPGRGPRSQSRSRSSSSDSVSSTSSTGSGSDSNSSSSDGSRARSVQSSATHAPPQSSMVLDSDEPRRSFGIKVQNLPVRSTDTSLKDGLFHEFKKHGKVTSVQIHGASEDRYGLVFFRQQEDQEKALSVSKGKLFFGMLIEVTAWNGPETESENEFRPLDGRIDEFHPKATRTLFIGNLEKTTSYQQLLDIFQRFGEIVDIDIKKVNGVPQYAFVQYSDIASVCKAIKKMDGEYLGSNRLKLGFGKSMPTTCVWLDGLATNITEQYLTRHFCRYGHVVKVVFDRMKGMALILYNNTDFAQAAVRETKGWKIGGNKIKVDFASQESQMAFYRSMQASGQDIRDFYEIPPERREDRRPPYHEFTAERAYYENIRTPGLYPEEARRDYAARSRERFPELEHYQGDHFDPRYHEDPRDYRDYRDPFEQDIRKYIYSQRERERERERFEADRSRWSPSHPRRPITPAVSPSPSDRAPRDSERRVYSQSSERSGSVSSLSPPHFDKSEKTLLEHASKSDKSEKSSLPERVAGAEKTKRAKRKEKGDKDKAEKVKSRKVKGQSPSNPLPDAELETGFEGGSGRGKGSEQDAHERQKYKVDGDSAGNQLSTAHLDSVKSERSEMGKGDNADMDGKNRVKKHLKPDSGNDGKDSAVDSDRLAARKRRFGDSSGRTIRPKRSRLEEEDGNQSTDLGASATYLKETDSDKHKDAQRRESRLKTDKIGTQKDGQEDLRGQREKSEGSLDPLEPKRHPGHTSSRRFSHEGNTDQGSTREQEHHAAFKFGQTADTDKSARNKEDHVDIDLSQSYRKQMEQNRRLHQQQQQRESDKPDKLGSPQGSETEDLEHRSLVHEVGKPPEDVTDNFPSHKLKKLDQFDTDPGIKRERVYRSFRQKSEDPDWNNTSSPGHQHFPHHAEEDFADHSQKELSRNDDKIHPDLELLVKRTHNTQVNKSNTPLLSVEEEQQKRWESRVKQDLLPDLNFSRSLSKNIHNRKRLEYGVWHDLEPGEVRSDSEEDRDTKPHSPVPSTSMPFSERPRVDRFSDPKLAHLERNKFYPYALDHTITPDTKALLERAKSLSSSREDNWSFLDYDSHFASFRNRKDTEKVESTPRPTPSWYMKKKKIRSGSEDKVDDRKEEPKPEEQERRELFASRFLHSPVFELDSRRLQHLERKHEEPEHTQNQQPGQQGTVDGELDSGPVVLFHSRFLELTRLQQQKNKTQQLQEAKEDAMLTDENKVEEAPVQEQQVLESPEAPEAVTEPEIKPISPAEEVISEPRLTPTSVTESVLKDFPPPEEKCVALNPANEPYPTVSLIKEEVKEEVKENEHVVPVHNLTTVASESEPAPIAVQESSYSVDRCKLSPSEGKLDIIEDVKPLCAEQPSRHDSHDEFISSSEPELDPETTQPEVPEATSPIPLSPEEEVDIVKEETHSTFKVIAEPEGEKTLQVSKVQIPIDDTNDEPVSPQKEHKTKEMKNKKCKQSPAEIAPVPLMSTSGSEKQATRKSERIDKEKLKRASSPRAEYKSTGKSPIHGSDPDILEQSISLGRARRRNVKSVYATPVEDDVPVRSGKEIAESPRSARKRGTDKDATQQQNIDQDVPVPTHTTKRGRPPKNRRQGEENTTVKVEKSKMDNKDTDSNESESGERTPRLSKGKTSPHVTKSSSSQMSTAGSTRKGEKTEVAEGDDQEMDFTDDDTLAVQDSSSSCKDNPSMKVDEKKEEKDKQGREMGKDKDVLYEKACEGKSNGKDADSPVLEEKNTPEKDRNVRGKTKLTRTPKSPVLKNLKIRLNVTEVKDHVSKCTNANRGGSTNEENENASLEKKEILETPKSLISQEMELEQAVENIAKLTDPAFPTEPLTSPAPQTEVKSDPEEEKPSNPASETELMAAIDSITAEEATASLSQAPPVSADVGSEPETQDFVQPAKEDEPETNTSAIQEEPLFPTTPKKGTKGRPKTPKRKAQKQVRKDLKEGLSISEESGTLLTDSTASSAKIAPETTPSAAMAAVITPTTWKPEPEPTAVKATDVNAESESSSEEQIQHLKSVYPQSKSPICPKPQQVPPECISPSLSPLANRPNIRPIQTSRIPVSPPDWLHQSKDTGVSSSPVMPLASKENQPLPADSENTDIDHGTSDLRTILMKHKNISLPGSSSIPTNLPTLRDPNPSESNTPSAVVPNKSPLPDSRMPAHPAPPIVRPPASQPSPETKSVISVIASTATSVISRVCNPPEPEDKVNMNIGNPCVDMALPKPTYRPSKDDTGSYHGPSVGDEGGSAARFIVESPTLGTGSCPGLRVNTSEGVVVLSHSGQKTEGPQRISAKISQIPQASAGDMESQQLVSMPQIKQEMYGHSQSGLQKGPPQTDHGHPGKTQSTLSSIKQESTGLEKLESTYQSGSQGVVKRLTQGVGNQQVMSTMYHQDYMPIKHQKKMDSADPHSTDGAKPPWTSAISPAISPHLPSPPGNHVGFVTAAGDRTPSHLSGVKQEPRSPRKSGHPHSPFTKVSSPIGSSSPKGIPVMLSTGIPAMQQFITGVHHPEQSVIMPPHSVPGGLGRMSPHRVTQSIPVGHLVQGDVRVNTPPLSVMSYGMHSDTLASPWPGPIQPRPTSPVSRDKVLKVNPSSLRSLEGEQDEARRFHQPGRQSATQLKPETMQADPRGTLRSNVQLETYMSQRDMRVLLHQQGERSTTDSHSGHIQDTLTPSSTSSSISLSPRPHVLPKGVSEKDITKPLEAKRPHSPLPKDGMMGIRQSGPAMASPQRVQLMPPGPGGSFPEYSGMYSNPRSIHSQMPETSPVGLNQPPLNVTPAMGADLQAKPDGKMTQPVNMVQLLTKYPIVWQGLLALKNDTAAVQLHFVCGNKALAHRSLPLQEGGALLRIVQRMRLEASQLESVARRMTGECEFCLLLALPCGRDQDDVLNQTQALKAAFINYLQTKLAAGIINIPNPGSNQPAYVLQIFPPCEFSESHLSQLAPDLLNRISSISPHLMIVITSV, encoded by the exons CTCAGAAAGCCGTGAACGTGCATATGATCACAGCCCATATGGACACCATGAGCGCAGTGGCACTTTCGACAGACAGCGTCACTACAACGCTGATTATTACCGTGATCGTTCTATGTTCGCTGCTGCTGGCCCAGGGAGCAGTGCCATTGGGGGGAGTTTTGAGGCATCAGACCCACATTTTGACTCTAGAATTCGAGACCCCTTTACTCTTACTAATGCTACACGACGTGACCTCTACAGAGATGACAGAGGACGACGTGTTGATAGAACTTACCATCACCGTCGAAGCCGATCATCTCATTCCTCCCAGTCAAGACACCCTTCCCCACAACGGACCACAGGACAGACCCCCAAAACTCCTCACTCCCCTAAAAGAGCTCCTTTGTCCCCTGGCAGAGGCCCACGATCTCAGTCCCGCAGCAGATCTTCAAGCTCTGATTCTGTCAGCAGCACCAGCAGTACGGGCAGTGGCAg CGATTCAAACAGCAGCTCAAGTGATGGATCACGGGCACGTTCTGTTCAGTCGTCGGCTACACACGCACCACCTCAGTCTTCTATGGTTCTTGATTCAGATGAGCCACGTAGAAGCTTTGGAATCAAAGTGCAAAACCTACCAGTGCGCTCCACAG acacaaGTTTAAAAGATGGACTGTTCCATGAATTCAAGAAACATGGTAAAGTGACCTCAGTGCAGATCCATGGAGCATCAGAGGACCGCTATGGTTTAGTGTTCTTTAGACAGCAAGAGGATCAAGAGAAAGCCCTTAGTGTCTCCAAAGGAAAGCTGTTCTTTGGCATGCTTATTGAAGTCACTGCCTGGAATGGTCCTG AAACAGAGAGTGAAAATGAGTTCAGGCCCTTGGATGGGAGGATAGACGAGTTCCACCCAAAGGCCACAAGGACATTGTTTATAGGCAACCTTGAGAAGACGACCAGTTATCAACAACTCCTTGACATTTTTCAACGCTTTGGAGAAATTGTG GACATCGACATCAAGAAAGTAAATGGAGTTCCTCAGTATGCCTTTGTGCAGTATTCTGATATTGCCAGTGTTTGCAAGGCCATAAAGAAGATGGATGGCGAGTATCTGGGGAGCAACCGACTAAAG CTTGGTTTTGGGAAGAGTATGCCCACAACGTGTGTTTGGCTTGATGGTTTGGCAACCAATATTACAGAGCAATACCTCACACGGCATTTCTGCCGCTATGGACATGTAGTCAAG GTTGTGTTTGACAGGATGAAAGGGATGGCCCTCATCCTGtacaacaacacagattttGCTCAGGCAGCTGTAAGGGAGACCAAAGGCTGGAAGATTGGTGGCaataaaataaag GTGGATTTTGCAAGTCAAGAGAGTCAGATGGCATTCTACAGATCTATGCAGGCATCTGGTCAAGACATTAGAGACTTCTATGAAATTCCTCCTGAGCGACG AGAGGATCGCAGACCCCCGTACCATGAATTTACAGCAGAAAGGGCTTACTATGAGAATATACGAACCCCTGGCCTCTATCCAGAGGAGGCTCGAAGAGACTATGCTGCTCGCAGCAGGGAGCGTTTTCCTGAACTGGAACATTATCAGGGGGATCACTTTGACCCACGTTACCATGAAGACCCAAGAGACTACAGGGACTACAGAGACCCCTTTGAGCAAGACATTCGAAAATACATATATAGTCAAAGGGAGcgagaaagagagcgagaacGTTTTGAGGCGGACCGCAGCAGGTGGAGCCCCTCCCATCCACGGCGACCCATTACTCCTGCAGTTTCGCCATCACCATCTGACCGCGCTCCCAGAGATTCAGAAAGACGGGTTTATAGCCAGTCCTCTGAGAGAAGTGGTAGTGTGAGCTCACTCTCACCACCACACTTTGACAAATCTGAAAAGACTTTGTTAGAACATGCCTCAAAGAGTGACAAGAGTGAGAAGAGCAGTCTACCTGAGCGTGTGGCAGGTGCTGAGAAAACCAAACGTGCAAAACGAAAAGAGAAAGGTGACAAAGACAAAGCTGAGAAAGTTAAATCAAGAAAAGTGAAGGGGCAATCCCCATCCAACCCACTACCTGACGCAGAGCTTGAGACTGGTTTTGAAGGAGGGTCAGGAAGAGGAAAGGGATCAGAGCAAGATGCTCATGAGAGGCAGAAATATAAGGTGGATGGTGACTCTGCTGGAAATCAGTTGTCAACTGCTCACCTCGACTCTGTAAAAAGTGAAAGATCTGAAATGGGTAAAGGTGATAATGCAGACATGGATGGCAAAAATCGAGTCAAGAAACATCTTAAACCTGATTCTGGAAATGATGGGAAAGATTCAGCAGTGGATTCAGATCGCCTTGCTGCAAGAAAAAGACGCTTTGGTGATTCCAGTGGAAGGACTATTCGTCCGAAGAGAAGTAGGCTTGAGGAAGAGGATGGTAATCAATCCACAGACTTAGGTGCAAGTGCAACATATCTGAAAGAGACAGACtctgacaaacacaaagatgCACAACGCAGAGAATCAAGACTCAAAACTGATAAAATTGGCACTCAGAAAGATGGTCAAGAGGACCTTAgaggacaaagagagaaatcagAGGGATCTTTGGACCCACTGGAACCAAAACGACATCCAGGGCACACTTCGTCCAGAAGGTTTTCGCATGAGGGTAATACAGACCAAGGCAGTACAAGAGAACAAGAACACCATGCTGCTTTCAAATTTGGTCAGACTGCTGACACTGATAAAAGTGCTAGGAACAAGGAAGACCATGTTGACATTGATCTCTCTCAGAGTTACCGCAAGCAAATGGAGCAAAATAGACGGTTgcaccagcagcaacagcagcggGAGTCTGATAAACCTGACAAACTAGGAAGTCCCCAGGGAAGTGAAACAGAGGACTTGGAGCACCGCAGTCTTGTGCATGAAGTTGGCAAACCACCGGAGGATGTCACTGATAATTTCCCATCTcacaaactaaagaaactagaCCAATTTGACACTGACCCAGGAATCAAGAGGGAGCGTGTCTACAGGAGCTTTAGACAAAAAAGTGAAGATCCCGACTGGAACAACACTTCTTCTCCGGGACATCAGCACTTTCCTCACCATGCAGAGGAAGACTTTGCAGATCATTCTCAGAAAGAGCTAAGTAGAAACGATGACAAAATTCACCCAGATTTGGAGTTATTAGTCAAAAGGACTCATAACACACAGGTAAACAAGTCAAATACTCCTTTACTTAGTGTGGAAGAAGAGCAACAAAAAAGATGGGAGAGCAGAGTTAAGCAAGACTTGTTACCTGACCTGAACTTTTCTAGAAGTCTaagtaaaaacattcacaatcgCAAGCGTTTGGAATATGGCGTTTGGCATGACTTGGAGCCTGGGGAAGTACGATCAGACTCTGAAGAGGACAGAGACACCAAACCCCACTCTCCTGTGCCGTCAACATCAATGCCTTTTTCAGAGAGGCCAAGGGTTGACAGATTTTCAGACCCCAAACTAGCACACCTTGAAAGGAACAAATTCTACCCTTATGCACTTGACCATACCATTACACCTGATACAAAGGCTCTGCTTGAGCGTGCAAAATCCCTCTCGTCTTCTAGAGAAGATAACTGGTCATTCTTGGATTATGATTCTCATTTTGCAAGTTTTCGCAATAGAAAAGATACTGAGAAAGTAGAATCAACACCACGACCTACACCCTCTTGgtacatgaaaaagaaaaagattcgAAGTGGATCTGAAGACAAAGTTGATGACAGGAAGGAGGAGCCAAAGCCAGAAGAACAAGAACGCAGGGAGCTATTTGCCTCCCGCTTCCTTCATAGCCCTGTCTTTGAGCTGGACTCTAGACGACTTCAACACCTGGAACGCAAGCATGAAGAACCTGAGCATACACAAAACCAACAACCCGGACAGCAAGGGACAGTAGATGGTGAACTTGATTCTGGGCCAGTTGTCCTTTTCCATAGTCGTTTTTTGGAACTCACACGACTACAACAACAGAAGAATAAAACCCAACAGTTGCAAGAAGCAAAAGAAGATGCAATGCTAACAGATGAGAATAAAGTGGAAGAAGCACCTGTTCAAGAGCAACAAGTGCTGGAGTCACCTGAAGCACCAGAAGCTGTCACAGAGCCAGAAATTAAACCCATCAGTCCTGCTGAAGAGGTGATTTCTGAACCCAGACTCACACCTACTTCTGTCACCGAATCTGTGCTCAAGGACTTTCCTCCACCAGAAGAGAAATGTGTTGCGCTAAATCCAGCCAATGAGCCTTATCCCACTGTGTCTCTCATAAAGGAAGAGGTAAAGGAAGAGGtcaaagaaaatgaacatgttGTACCTGTGCACAACCTGACAACTGTGGCATCTGAATCTGAACCTGCACCTATAGCAGTACAGGAATCTAGTTATTCAGTGGATCGATGTAAACTTTCTCCATCTGAAGGGAAATTGGATATAATTGAGGATGTAAAACCTCTGTGTGCAGAACAGCCAAGCCGCCACGATTCTCACGATGAGTTTATTAGCAGTTCAGAACCAGAGCTTGATCCTGAGACAACACAACCAGAAGTGCCTGAAGCCACAAGTCCCATACCACTTAGTCCTGAAGAAGAGGTGGATATAGTCAAGGAAGAGACCCATTCCACTTTTAAAGTAATAGCAGAGCCTGAGGGAGAGAAGACACTTCAAGTAAGTAAAGTGCAGATTCCTATTGATGACACAAATGATGAGCCAGTCTCACCCCAGAAAgagcacaaaacaaaagaaatgaaaaacaaaaaatgcaaacaatcCCCTGCTGAAATTGCACCAGTTCCGCTCATGTCTACCTCTGGGTCTGAAAAACAAGCAACACGCAAGAGTGAGCGCATTGACAAAGAGAAGCTGAAACGTGCATCATCCCCAAGAGCTGAATATAAGTCCACAGGCAAATCTCCTATTCATGGATCAGATCCTGATATCTTGGAGCAGAGCATATCATTGGGCAGAGCAAGACGAAGAAATGTTAAATCTGTGTATGCCACACCAGTTGAAGATGATGTGCCAGTTCGTTCTGGAAAGGAAATTGCAGAGTCACCACGTTCTGCACGAAAGCGTGGTACAGACAAAGatgcaacacaacaacaaaatattgaTCAGGATGTTCCCGTTCCAACCCATACAACTAAACGGGGCCGTCCTCCCAAGAATCGTAGACAAGGTGAAGAGAATacaacagttaaagtagaaAAATCTAAAATGGACAACAAAGACACTGATTCAAATGAATCAGAGAGTGGAGAACGAACTCCAAGACTGTCAAAAGGGAAAACATCCCCTCATGTCACAAAGAGTTCATCAAGTCAGATGTCCACAGCTGGATCAACAAGGAAGGGAGAAAAAACTGAGGTGGCTGAGGGTGACGATCAGGAAATGGATTTCACAGATGATGATACCTTGGCTGTGCAAGATTCATCAAGTTCATGTAAAGATAATCCATCAATGAAAGttgatgaaaagaaagaggagaaagacaaacaagGAAGAGAAATGGGCAAAGATAAAGATGTTCTCTATGAAAAGGCCTGTGAGGGTAAATCAAATGGGAAAGATGCAGATTCCCCtgttttagaagaaaaaaacaccccaGAGAAAGACAGGAATGTCAGAGGAAAAACCAAATTGACAAGGACCCCTAAGTCTCCTGTTCTTAAGAACCTCAAAATCAGACTAAATGTCACAGAGGTGAAAGATCATGTTTCAAAGTGCACTAATGCCAACAGAGGGGGCTCCAccaatgaagaaaatgaaaatgcttctttggaaaaaaaggaaatcttGGAAACACCAAAGAGCTTAATTTCACAGGAGATGGAATTAGAGCAGGCTGTGGAGAACATTGCCAAACTTACAGATCCAGCTTTTCCAACAGAACCACTGACGTCACCTGCCCCACAAACAGAAGTTAAAAGTGACCCAGAGGAAGAAAAACCTTCCAATCCTGCTAGTGAGACAGAACTAATGGCTGCTATTGACTCCATTACTGCTGAGGAGGCAACTGCATCCTTAAGTCAAGCACCTCCAGTAAGTGCAGATGTAGGTTCAGAACCTGAGACACAAGACTTTGTTCAACCTGCCAAAGAAGATGAACCTGAAACAAATACATCTGCTATACAGGAGGAGCCTCTCTTCCCAACCACACCCAAAAAGGGCACAAAGGGAAGACCTAAAACACCCAAACGTAAAGCCCAAAAGCAAGTAAGAAAAGATTTAAAGGAAGGACTTTCAATAAGTGAGGAATCTGGCACTCTTTTAACAGATAGCACAGCCTCCAGTGCAAAGATTGCTCCTGAGACAACTCCATCAGCAGCAATGGCCGCTGTTATTACTCCCACTACTTGGAAACCAGAACCTGAGCCTACAGCTGTCAAGGCTACAGATGTAAATGCAGAGTCAGAGTCATCTTCTGAAGAGCAGATTCAACATCTTAAATCTGTTTATCCCCAGTCCAAAAGTCCAATTTGCCCAAAGCCTCAACAGGTGCCACCAGAGTGCATCTCGCCTTCCCTGTCTCCGCTAGCCAATAGGCCAAATATCAGACCCATTCAAACCAGTAGAATACCTGTTTCTCCACCAGATTGGCTCCACCAGTCTAAAGATACAGGAGTTTCCTCCTCACCTGTCATGCCATTAGCATCCAAGGAAAACCAGCCTTTACCCGCTGATTCTGAAAACACGGATATTGATCATGGTACAAGTGACCTGAGAACAATTCTTATGAAACACAAGAATATTTCGCTACCAGGAAGTAGTTCTATTCCTACTAATCTGCCCACTCTCCGAGATCCGAACCCATCTGAAAGTAATACTCCATCAGCTGTTGTGCCAAATAAATCCCCACTACCTGATAGTAGAATGCCAGCTCATCCGGCCCCACCTATTGTTCGACCTCCAGCTTCACAACCATCTCCTGAGACAAAGTCTGTGATCTCTGTCATTGCATCCACTGCAACCTCTGTTATCAGTCGTGTTTGCAACCCTCCTGAGCCTGAGGACAAAGTAAACATGAACATTGGAAATCCTTGTGTAGACATGGCTTTACCCAAACCAACCTATAGGCCCAGCAAAGATGATACTGGATCATACCATGGGCCATCTGTTGGTGATGAGGGGGGAAGTGCTGCACGGTTCATTGTTGAGAGCCCAACTCTTGGTACAGGATCTTGCCCAGGTCTGAGGGTAAATACATCTGAAGGAGTGGTAGTATTGAGCCACTCAGGACAGAAAACTGAGGGACCACAGCGGATTAGTGCGAAAATAAGTCAGATCCCACAAGCATCAGCAGGTGACATGGAATCTCAGCAGTTGGTCTCTATGCCccaaataaaacaggaaatgtacGGTCATTCTCAGTCAGGACTTCAAAAGGGACCTCCACAGACAGATCATGGGCACCCTGGTAAGACACAGTCAACTTTGTCTTCTATAAAACAAGAAAGCACTGGTTTGGAAAAATTGGAGTCTACTTACCAATCTGGATCTCAAGGAGTAGTGAAACGTCTCACACAGGGAGTTGGTAATCAGCAAGTAATGAGTACCATGTACCATCAAGACTACATgccaataaaacatcagaagaaAATGGACAGTGCCGACCCTCACAGCACAGATGGTGCTAAACCACCTTGGACCTCTGCTATAAGTCCTGCAATAAGCCCCCATTTGCCCTCTCCACCTGGAAACCATGTAGGTTTTGTTACAGCTGCTGGTGACAGAACTCCTTCACATCTCAGTGGGGTCAAACAGGAACCACGGTCCCCACGCAAGTCAGGTCATCCACATTCTCCGTTTACTAAAGTGTCCTCTCCGATAGGCTCTTCATCACCCAAGGGCATACCAGTGATGTTATCCACCGGCATTCCTGCCATGCAACAGTTTATTACTGGTGTACATCATCCAGAGCAGTCAGTTATCATGCCACCTCACAGTGTGCCTGGAGGCTTAGGACGAATGTCTCCTCACCGTGTTACCCAGTCAATTCCAGTGGGGCATCTTGTGCAAGGAGATGTTCGGGTCAATACTCCACCTCTCTCTGTGATGAGCTATGGGATGCATAGCGATACTCTTGCCTCTCCCTGGCCAGGTCCCATTCAGCCACGCCCCACGTCACCTGTTAGCAGAGACAAGGTTCTCAAGGTAAACCCCAGTTCTTTGAGGAGTCTTGAAGGGGAACAGGATGAAGCCAGACGCTTCCACCAGCCAGGACGACAATCTGCCACACAGCTAAAACCAGAGACTATGCAGGCGGATCCTCGTGGGACTTTGCGGAGTAATGTCCAGTTGGAAACATACATGTCACAAAGAGATATGCGTGTTCTCTTGCACCAGCAAGGAGAGCGTTCAACCACAGACTCTCATTCTGGACACATTCAAGATACTCTTACCCCCTCTTCAACATCTTCCAGCATATCCTTGTCTCCAAGACCACATGTTCTCCCTAAAGGTGTGTCTGAGAAGGATATAACCAAGCCATTGGAGGCCAAGAGGCCCCACTCTCCTCTTCCTAAAGATGGAATGATGGGGATCCGACAATCTGGGCCTGCAATGGCGTCTCCCCAGAGAGTTCAACTAATGCCACCAGGACCCGGTGGCTCCTTCCCAGAGTACTCAGGGATGTACTCAAACCCAAGGAGCATCCATTCTCAAATGCCAGAGACATCGCCTGTTGGACTTAACCAGCCACCACTGAATGTTACACCAGCCATG GGTGCAGACCTCCAGGCAAAACCAGATGGCAAGATGACGCAGCCTGTTAATATGGTGCAGTTGCTCACA AAATACCCTATTGTGTGGCAAGGCCTCCTGGCACTGAAGAATGACACAGCTGCAGTCCAGTTGCATTTTGTCTGTGGCAACAAAGCTTTGGCTCATCGATCACTGCCCCTACAAGAAGGAGGCGCATTGCTTAGGATTGTCCAGAGAATGAGACTAGAGGCTTCTCAACTGGAGAGTGTAGCCAGAAGAATGACA GGGGAGTGTGAGTTCTGTCTTCTCCTTGCTCTGCCATGTGGACGAGATCAAGATGACGTCCTAAACCAGACTCAAGCTCTTAAGGCCGCTTTCATCAACTACTTGCAGACAAAGTTGGCTGCTGGTATCATCAATATCCCAAATCCAGGTTCCAATCAG cctgcCTATGTGCTACAGATTTTCCCACCGTGCGAATTTTCAGAGAGCCACTTATCCCAGCTTGCCCCTGACCTTCTCAACAGGATCTCCAGCATCTCACCACACCTCATGATTGTCATCACCTCTGTGTAA